The following proteins are encoded in a genomic region of Streptococcus sp. 29892:
- a CDS encoding metal-sulfur cluster assembly factor — MRDDIKINDRAAALSSQLIEVLENIYDPEIELDIYNLGLVYEIDLDENGFCKVIMTFTDAGCSCADTMPGELVAALKTIEGIEDAQVEIVWSPAWKMTRISRLGRITLGISPK, encoded by the coding sequence ATGAGAGATGATATAAAAATCAATGATCGAGCAGCTGCACTTTCAAGTCAATTGATCGAAGTCCTGGAGAATATTTATGATCCGGAAATTGAATTGGATATCTATAATTTAGGCTTGGTCTATGAAATTGATTTGGATGAGAATGGATTTTGTAAGGTCATTATGACCTTTACCGATGCTGGTTGTTCTTGTGCGGATACCATGCCAGGAGAATTGGTAGCAGCCTTGAAAACCATTGAGGGAATTGAGGATGCCCAGGTCGAAATCGTCTGGTCACCAGCTTGGAAAATGACCCGTATCAGCCGACTTGGACGGATTACGCTAGGTATCAGTCCAAAATAA
- the ilvN gene encoding acetolactate synthase small subunit, producing the protein MRRMLTAKLRNSSGVLNRFTGVLSRRQINIESISVGPTEVDGISRVTVIVDVATMDEVEQIIKQLNRLIDVVRVRDLTDIPHLEREVILVKIVAPPAKRAEILAIIQPFRASVVDVAPHSITIQMTGDGDKIDALLRVIQPYGIKNIARTGATGFSRD; encoded by the coding sequence ATGCGTAGAATGTTAACAGCAAAATTACGAAATTCATCAGGCGTCCTCAACCGCTTTACAGGTGTCCTATCTCGTAGGCAAATCAATATTGAGTCCATATCTGTTGGTCCGACAGAAGTAGATGGCATTTCCCGAGTTACAGTGATTGTCGATGTGGCAACCATGGACGAAGTGGAGCAAATCATCAAGCAACTCAATCGCTTGATTGATGTGGTCCGTGTCCGCGATTTGACGGATATTCCACACTTGGAACGGGAAGTGATCTTGGTTAAGATTGTTGCTCCACCAGCTAAACGGGCAGAAATTTTAGCCATTATCCAACCTTTCCGGGCCAGCGTTGTTGATGTGGCCCCCCATTCCATTACCATTCAGATGACCGGTGACGGAGATAAGATTGATGCCCTCCTGCGCGTCATTCAGCCTTATGGTATCAAGAATATCGCTAGGACGGGAGCAACTGGTTTCAGTAGAGATTAA
- a CDS encoding phosphodiester glycosidase family protein: MKLLKKPFAYATIFGMLLTSGFSYSMLKTFVLSEAISTVAANSTTTSSQPTAETTTSSATTASTATNVTTTDTSYSDDNIQVNLETITTNNTTVYVADIQVNSPEYLKTALAQNTYGTNVTAKTSETAAANNAILAVNGDYYGANSTGYVIKNGVLYRDTVRDNAAYGDLAIYADGSFEIIYENEITAQELIDKGVVNLLAFGPSLVENGEIVVDTSTEVGRAKSSNPRSAIGIIDENHYIIVVADGRTSESQGLSLYQMAEVMKQYGAKTAYNLDGGGSSTLYFNGQVINNPTTNGNTISERAVSDIVYIGY; encoded by the coding sequence ATGAAATTGCTTAAAAAACCCTTTGCCTACGCCACCATCTTTGGAATGCTGCTAACGAGTGGATTTTCCTACTCTATGTTGAAAACCTTTGTCCTGTCTGAAGCTATTTCCACCGTCGCGGCAAACAGCACTACTACAAGTAGTCAACCGACAGCAGAAACGACCACTTCATCAGCCACCACTGCCTCAACAGCTACCAACGTGACGACAACAGATACATCTTACTCTGATGATAATATCCAAGTTAACTTAGAAACTATCACTACCAACAACACAACTGTCTATGTGGCTGATATCCAGGTCAACTCTCCAGAGTATCTAAAGACAGCTCTAGCTCAAAATACCTACGGTACCAACGTAACGGCCAAAACTTCTGAAACCGCCGCTGCAAACAATGCTATCCTAGCAGTCAACGGTGACTATTACGGCGCCAACTCAACTGGTTATGTCATTAAAAACGGAGTCCTCTACCGTGACACTGTTCGTGACAATGCAGCTTACGGCGACTTGGCTATCTACGCCGACGGCTCATTTGAAATCATCTATGAAAATGAAATTACTGCTCAAGAATTGATTGACAAGGGTGTCGTCAACCTCTTAGCATTCGGTCCATCATTGGTAGAGAATGGTGAAATTGTCGTTGATACATCAACAGAAGTTGGTCGTGCCAAGTCATCCAATCCTCGTTCTGCTATCGGAATTATTGATGAAAACCACTACATCATCGTAGTCGCAGACGGACGTACCTCTGAAAGTCAAGGACTTTCTCTCTATCAAATGGCCGAGGTTATGAAGCAGTATGGTGCCAAAACAGCCTATAACCTTGACGGTGGCGGTTCATCAACCCTCTACTTCAACGGCCAAGTCATCAACAATCCAACAACAAACGGAAATACTATCTCAGAAAGGGCGGTAAGTGACATTGTCTACATCGGTTACTAA
- a CDS encoding glycosyltransferase, which yields MYYVVIPAYQPDEKLIQLLEVMKNRLNCQVIVVDDGSTDQARNILEIAKTYAIVLHHDINKGKGQALRTAFSFIQDLRKPGVVVTADADGQHAVNDIDRVARAAMNLPSRLILGVRQFTKDIPLRSRFGNKLTRVLFRLQTGVNVSDTQTGLRGFHTDLIPFMLEIDGDRYEYEMNMLTQACQRYKITEVPIQTIYIDDNASSHFRPIKDGLLIYKNLFKFALASFGGFLVDYGIYALVLLVLTGLPTAARLLAANTIARICSASCNFVLNKKLVFKNKESVARTGAGYFTLALILFLADTALLYLFHQILGLNLYLVKLVVGVFLFLASWLIQKNIIFKERKSFSHEIA from the coding sequence ATGTATTATGTAGTGATACCGGCTTATCAGCCAGATGAAAAATTGATTCAACTCTTAGAAGTTATGAAAAATAGACTAAACTGCCAGGTCATTGTTGTAGATGATGGTAGTACAGACCAAGCAAGAAATATTCTTGAAATCGCCAAAACCTATGCCATTGTTCTCCACCATGATATCAACAAAGGAAAAGGACAAGCCTTGCGGACAGCCTTTAGCTTTATCCAAGATTTGAGAAAGCCTGGTGTCGTTGTTACCGCTGATGCAGATGGTCAACATGCTGTGAATGATATAGACCGTGTCGCACGCGCAGCCATGAACCTACCCAGTCGCCTCATCCTTGGTGTTCGTCAATTTACCAAAGATATTCCGCTCCGTAGCCGTTTCGGAAACAAACTAACCAGAGTCTTGTTCCGACTACAAACCGGTGTCAATGTATCCGATACACAAACAGGCTTGCGTGGTTTTCATACCGACTTAATTCCATTCATGTTAGAAATTGACGGCGACCGCTATGAGTACGAGATGAACATGTTAACTCAGGCATGTCAACGCTATAAAATCACGGAAGTTCCCATTCAAACTATTTATATCGATGATAATGCCAGTTCGCACTTTCGTCCCATAAAAGATGGACTACTCATTTACAAAAATCTCTTCAAATTTGCCTTGGCTTCCTTCGGTGGTTTCCTAGTCGACTATGGTATCTACGCCTTAGTATTGTTAGTGCTGACCGGACTACCAACTGCTGCACGCTTGTTAGCTGCTAACACCATTGCTCGCATCTGCAGTGCTAGCTGTAATTTTGTCCTCAATAAGAAATTAGTCTTTAAAAACAAAGAAAGCGTCGCACGAACAGGTGCTGGCTACTTTACTCTAGCTCTCATTCTCTTCCTAGCTGATACAGCTCTTCTTTATCTTTTCCATCAAATTCTTGGACTTAACCTCTACCTTGTCAAACTTGTGGTCGGAGTCTTCCTCTTCCTAGCCTCTTGGCTCATTCAAAAAAATATCATCTTTAAAGAAAGGAAATCATTTTCCCATGAAATTGCTTAA
- the ilvA gene encoding threonine ammonia-lyase IlvA, whose translation MITAKNVEQAYEVLKRVVVRTPLDYSRYLSEKYGATIYIKRENEQRVRSFKIRGAYYAISQLSDEKKALGVVCASAGNHAQGVAYTCQEMQIPATIFMPITTPQQKIGQVRFFGGDYVDIRLVGDTFDESAQAAQDYTTESGKTFIDPFDDDHVQAGQGTVAYEIIEEAQEQTISFDQILVPVGGGGLIAGVSAYLKEHAPEIKIIGVEANGARSMKAAFDKGRPIKLASIDKFADGIAVQKVGARTYEVARKHVDKLVGVDEGWISGTILDLYSKLGIVAEPAGAATVAALEVIKDKIKGQTICCIISGGNNDINRMPEMEERALIYEGIKHYFVVNFPQRPGALREFVNDILGPNDDITRFEYIKRANKGTGPVLIGIALGNKEDYVQFLSRLEDFDPQYINLHENDSLYKMLV comes from the coding sequence ATGATTACAGCAAAAAATGTAGAGCAGGCCTACGAAGTCTTAAAAAGAGTTGTCGTTCGAACGCCATTAGATTACAGTCGCTACTTATCAGAAAAGTACGGAGCCACCATCTATATCAAGCGTGAGAATGAGCAACGCGTTCGTTCATTTAAAATACGAGGAGCCTACTATGCCATTTCTCAATTATCCGATGAAAAAAAGGCGCTAGGTGTGGTCTGTGCTTCTGCCGGCAACCATGCCCAAGGTGTTGCCTATACTTGTCAAGAAATGCAGATACCAGCAACCATCTTTATGCCTATTACAACACCACAGCAAAAGATTGGACAGGTTCGTTTCTTTGGCGGTGACTATGTAGATATTCGTTTAGTGGGTGATACTTTTGATGAATCTGCTCAGGCAGCACAGGATTATACTACGGAGAGTGGCAAGACCTTTATCGATCCCTTTGACGATGACCATGTTCAGGCGGGTCAAGGAACGGTTGCTTATGAAATAATAGAAGAAGCCCAGGAACAGACCATTAGTTTTGATCAAATCCTCGTGCCAGTGGGAGGCGGCGGTTTGATTGCAGGTGTGTCTGCCTACCTCAAAGAACACGCGCCTGAAATCAAGATTATCGGCGTTGAAGCTAACGGGGCTCGTTCTATGAAGGCAGCCTTTGATAAGGGACGTCCTATCAAATTGGCGAGCATTGATAAGTTTGCGGATGGGATTGCCGTTCAAAAGGTTGGTGCTAGAACTTATGAAGTGGCTCGCAAGCATGTCGATAAGTTGGTTGGTGTTGATGAGGGTTGGATTTCAGGTACCATTTTGGACCTCTATTCAAAACTCGGGATTGTAGCTGAGCCAGCAGGTGCAGCGACTGTGGCAGCTTTAGAAGTCATCAAAGATAAGATTAAGGGGCAGACTATCTGCTGTATTATTTCAGGTGGCAATAATGACATTAACCGTATGCCGGAGATGGAAGAGCGTGCCCTTATTTATGAAGGGATTAAACATTACTTTGTAGTGAATTTCCCGCAACGACCGGGTGCCTTGCGTGAATTTGTAAATGATATTTTAGGTCCAAATGATGATATTACTCGCTTTGAGTACATCAAACGTGCCAATAAAGGTACAGGTCCAGTCTTGATCGGGATCGCCCTGGGCAATAAGGAAGACTACGTCCAATTCCTTTCTCGCTTAGAAGATTTCGATCCTCAGTATATCAATCTTCATGAGAATGATTCTCTCTATAAGATGCTTGTTTAG
- a CDS encoding acetolactate synthase large subunit gives MQEFQLDQPRSGSYLILDTLHQLGVDLIFGYPGGAVLPLYDAIYQYEGIQHILARHEQGAVHEAEGYAKSSGKVGVAIVTSGPGATNAITGIADAMGDSVPLLVFTGQVATRGIGKDAFQEADVLGMTMPITKYNYQIRDTADIPRVITEALHIATTGRPGPVVIDVPKDIQERIVDFYHDPTVQLPSYQPTVEPNGLQVKKVLKQLSQSKQPVILAGGGVNYADANQELIAFAERYRVPVVSTLLGLGAMPIHHELALGMGGMHGSYAANMAMNDADYIINIGARFDDRLTGNPLTYAPNALVAHIDIDPAEIGKVKKTAIPVVGDAKATLQALLKLDPVETDYADWTAQVLENKRRAPFWYEEDKTVIKPQQAIEIIGQLTKGDAIVVTDVGQHQMWAAQFYPYKHARQLVTSGGMGTMGFGIPAAIGAKLANPDREVVCFVGDGGFQMTNQELAILNGYGVPIKVVLINNHSLGMVRQWQESFYDKRRSQSVFDAEPNFQLLAEAYGIAHYSFDNPVTLAEDMKVILEDKPMLIEVHISKAEHVQPMVPAGKSNAEMLGVKFNA, from the coding sequence GTGCAAGAATTCCAATTAGACCAACCACGTTCAGGGTCTTATCTAATCTTAGACACCTTGCATCAACTGGGGGTTGACCTAATTTTTGGTTATCCAGGTGGCGCAGTTTTGCCGTTATACGATGCTATTTATCAGTATGAGGGTATCCAACATATTTTGGCGCGACATGAACAAGGGGCAGTTCACGAGGCAGAAGGTTATGCCAAATCATCAGGAAAGGTGGGCGTAGCCATTGTCACATCTGGTCCAGGCGCAACGAATGCCATTACAGGTATTGCGGATGCTATGGGTGATAGCGTACCCTTGTTGGTCTTTACAGGTCAAGTAGCTACACGGGGGATTGGTAAAGATGCCTTCCAAGAGGCCGATGTCTTGGGTATGACCATGCCCATTACTAAATATAATTATCAGATTCGAGATACTGCCGATATTCCTCGTGTCATTACAGAGGCACTTCATATCGCGACGACTGGCCGCCCTGGTCCGGTTGTCATTGACGTTCCAAAAGATATTCAAGAGAGAATAGTTGATTTTTATCACGATCCAACTGTTCAACTCCCAAGTTATCAACCGACAGTTGAGCCAAATGGTTTACAGGTCAAGAAAGTATTGAAACAGCTTAGTCAGTCCAAGCAGCCAGTTATCCTTGCTGGTGGAGGAGTTAACTACGCGGATGCTAATCAGGAACTGATTGCCTTTGCAGAACGCTATCGGGTCCCTGTTGTGTCTACCTTACTTGGTTTGGGAGCTATGCCTATCCATCATGAATTAGCATTAGGTATGGGTGGCATGCATGGTTCCTACGCAGCCAATATGGCCATGAATGATGCAGATTACATTATCAATATCGGTGCCCGTTTTGACGACCGATTGACAGGTAATCCTCTCACCTATGCACCCAATGCCTTAGTTGCCCATATTGATATCGACCCAGCTGAAATTGGTAAGGTTAAGAAAACAGCCATTCCTGTCGTGGGAGATGCCAAGGCAACTCTGCAAGCTCTTCTCAAGCTGGACCCAGTAGAAACAGATTACGCTGACTGGACTGCTCAGGTCTTAGAAAATAAACGCAGAGCACCGTTCTGGTATGAGGAAGATAAAACTGTCATCAAACCGCAACAAGCGATTGAGATAATTGGTCAGTTGACAAAGGGTGACGCCATCGTCGTAACGGATGTTGGTCAACACCAGATGTGGGCTGCTCAATTCTATCCATATAAGCATGCCCGCCAGTTGGTGACATCAGGTGGCATGGGAACCATGGGCTTCGGTATTCCAGCAGCTATTGGTGCCAAGTTAGCCAATCCAGACAGGGAAGTTGTCTGCTTTGTTGGGGACGGTGGTTTCCAGATGACCAACCAGGAATTAGCCATTCTCAACGGCTATGGTGTACCGATTAAGGTGGTTCTGATTAACAACCACTCGCTCGGCATGGTCCGTCAGTGGCAGGAGTCCTTCTATGACAAACGTCGTAGCCAGTCTGTCTTTGATGCGGAGCCAAATTTCCAGCTGCTAGCGGAAGCCTACGGAATTGCCCATTACAGTTTTGACAATCCAGTCACCCTGGCTGAAGATATGAAAGTTATTTTGGAAGACAAGCCTATGTTGATTGAAGTGCATATTTCCAAAGCAGAACACGTTCAACCAATGGTGCCAGCTGGCAAGAGCAATGCAGAGATGTTGGGGGTGAAGTTCAATGCGTAG
- a CDS encoding DUF6176 family protein: MKLNVELSRFRVKEGKSAVVDQWMTFLNDRMEDTLLTLEGEKMYVETIFREVLDGREYLYWYSVQAEGGIEVEHSQSYIDKKHLEYWNECIDSSYDMVDLEPQVVMIPKPIYETMEELNKQYDETFKK; the protein is encoded by the coding sequence ATGAAACTAAACGTCGAACTATCCCGTTTCCGTGTCAAAGAAGGGAAGTCAGCTGTCGTTGACCAGTGGATGACCTTTCTCAATGACCGCATGGAAGACACCCTTCTCACTCTTGAAGGAGAGAAAATGTATGTCGAAACCATCTTCCGTGAAGTGCTGGACGGTCGTGAATACCTCTACTGGTACTCCGTCCAAGCAGAAGGCGGGATTGAGGTAGAACATTCCCAATCCTATATTGACAAAAAACACCTAGAATACTGGAATGAATGCATTGATTCCAGCTACGATATGGTGGATCTTGAACCTCAGGTTGTCATGATTCCCAAGCCGATTTATGAAACCATGGAAGAACTAAATAAACAATACGATGAAACATTTAAAAAATGA
- the ilvD gene encoding dihydroxy-acid dehydratase translates to MTDKDTLKNLRHRSSVYDSMVKSPNRAMLRATGMTDDSFEKPIVGVISTWAENTPCNIHLHDFGKLAKEGVKEAGGWPVQYGTITVADGIAMGTPGMRFSLTSRDIIADSIEAAMGGHNVDAFVAIGGCDKNMPGSMIAIANMDIPAVFAYGGTIAPGNLNGKDIDLVSVFEGIGKWNNGDLTAEEVRQIECNACPGPGGCGGMYTANTMATAIEVMGMSIPGSSSHPAESPEKKADIEEAGRAVVRMLELGIKPSDIMTREAFEDAITVTMALGGSTNATLHLLAIAHAANVDLTLEDFNDFQERVPHLADLKPSGKYVFQDLYNVGGVPAVMKYLLKNGFLHGDRITCTGKTVAENLENFADLTPGQDVIMPLENPKRADGPLIILKGNLAPEGAVAKVSGVKVRNHTGPAKVFDSEEEAIEAVLSDNIVDGDVVVVRYVGPKGGPGMPEMLSLSSMIVGKGQGDKVALLTDGRFSGGTYGLVVGHIAPEAQDGGPIAYLRTGDLVTVDQDTKEITMHVSDQEIEERKKTTVIPPLYSRGVLGKYAHTVSSASKGAVTDFWRPERSGKQS, encoded by the coding sequence ATGACAGATAAAGATACACTCAAAAACCTCCGTCACCGTAGCTCTGTTTACGATTCGATGGTCAAATCACCCAACCGTGCTATGTTGCGTGCCACAGGCATGACCGACGACAGTTTTGAAAAACCGATTGTCGGGGTTATTTCGACCTGGGCAGAAAATACACCCTGTAACATCCACCTGCATGACTTTGGAAAACTAGCCAAAGAAGGCGTCAAAGAGGCAGGGGGCTGGCCTGTTCAATACGGCACCATCACCGTTGCAGACGGGATTGCCATGGGAACTCCTGGTATGCGTTTCTCCTTGACTTCCCGTGATATTATCGCTGACTCTATTGAAGCGGCTATGGGCGGTCATAACGTCGATGCCTTTGTTGCTATCGGAGGCTGTGATAAGAACATGCCTGGTTCCATGATTGCCATCGCCAACATGGACATCCCTGCTGTATTTGCCTATGGCGGAACCATTGCACCAGGAAATCTCAACGGTAAAGATATCGACCTTGTTTCAGTCTTTGAGGGAATCGGAAAATGGAACAATGGCGACTTGACGGCCGAAGAAGTCCGTCAAATCGAGTGTAACGCTTGCCCTGGACCTGGTGGCTGCGGCGGTATGTACACTGCCAATACCATGGCTACTGCCATTGAGGTAATGGGTATGTCTATTCCTGGCTCTTCCTCTCACCCTGCTGAATCTCCCGAGAAAAAAGCGGACATTGAAGAAGCTGGTCGTGCCGTTGTCCGCATGTTAGAACTGGGCATCAAGCCGTCTGACATTATGACTCGCGAAGCCTTTGAAGATGCTATCACTGTTACCATGGCACTCGGTGGCTCAACCAACGCTACTCTGCACTTACTAGCCATTGCCCATGCTGCCAACGTTGACTTGACCTTGGAAGATTTCAATGATTTCCAAGAACGCGTGCCCCACTTGGCAGACTTAAAACCATCTGGAAAATATGTTTTCCAAGATCTCTACAATGTCGGCGGTGTCCCTGCGGTTATGAAATACTTGCTCAAAAACGGCTTCCTCCATGGTGACCGCATCACCTGTACAGGTAAAACCGTTGCTGAAAACTTGGAAAACTTTGCAGATTTAACACCAGGTCAAGATGTCATCATGCCACTTGAAAATCCAAAACGTGCAGATGGCCCACTCATCATCCTCAAAGGTAACCTTGCTCCTGAAGGTGCCGTTGCCAAGGTTTCCGGTGTGAAAGTCCGTAACCATACTGGTCCAGCCAAAGTCTTTGATTCTGAAGAAGAGGCTATCGAGGCTGTTCTTTCTGACAATATCGTCGATGGCGATGTGGTTGTTGTCCGCTATGTTGGACCAAAAGGTGGTCCAGGTATGCCTGAAATGCTGTCCCTTTCTTCTATGATTGTCGGCAAAGGCCAAGGCGACAAGGTAGCCCTTCTGACAGACGGTCGATTCTCTGGTGGTACTTATGGTCTGGTTGTTGGTCACATCGCTCCTGAAGCCCAGGACGGCGGTCCAATCGCCTACCTCCGCACAGGAGATTTGGTGACGGTTGACCAGGATACCAAAGAAATCACCATGCACGTTTCTGACCAAGAAATTGAAGAACGCAAGAAAACGACGGTCATTCCACCGCTTTACTCTCGTGGCGTTCTCGGCAAATATGCCCACACTGTATCTTCTGCCTCTAAAGGAGCTGTTACCGACTTCTGGAGACCAGAACGCAGTGGGAAACAATCATAA
- a CDS encoding pyridoxamine 5'-phosphate oxidase family protein, giving the protein MELKDIMDILEGMKVGIFATVDEAGNPHSRPIHITAATEDGVFFMTGSETHFYHQLMGDERLAITALSEEDYLIQVIRIEGKARPASQDLLEKVFADNPYVQHVYKDEESRKIMQIFQVYEGEGFYHSLTQGHKYVFQIGEGQSKEMRVI; this is encoded by the coding sequence ATGGAATTGAAAGATATCATGGACATTTTGGAAGGAATGAAGGTAGGGATTTTTGCGACGGTTGATGAGGCGGGTAATCCTCATTCCAGACCGATTCATATCACAGCAGCGACGGAGGATGGCGTGTTCTTTATGACAGGTTCGGAAACTCATTTTTACCATCAATTGATGGGGGATGAGCGCCTAGCTATCACGGCCTTGTCTGAGGAAGATTATCTTATTCAAGTCATCCGAATTGAAGGAAAGGCTAGACCAGCAAGTCAAGATCTCTTGGAAAAGGTCTTTGCGGACAATCCTTATGTTCAACATGTTTACAAGGACGAGGAAAGTCGCAAGATCATGCAGATTTTCCAAGTTTATGAAGGAGAGGGATTCTATCATAGTCTGACACAAGGGCATAAGTATGTGTTCCAGATTGGAGAAGGTCAGTCGAAGGAGATGAGAGTGATCTAA
- a CDS encoding SPFH domain-containing protein translates to MALGSIIFIISFLFVVLLTLVLVVSGLYVVKQQTVAIVERFGKYQKTSTSGINFKIPFGVDVIAARIQLRMLQSEIVVETKTQDNVFVTMNVATQYRVNENNVTDAYYKLMHPEAQIKSYIEDALRSSVPKLTLDELFEKKDEIALEVQKQVAEEMSTYGYVIVKTLITKVEPDAEVKQSMNEINAAQRKRVAAQELAEADKIKIVTAAEAEAEKDRLHGVGIAQQRKAIVDGLADSIRELKESNISMTEEQIMSILLTNQYLDTLNNFAQGGNQTIFLPANAGGVEDVRTQILSALQVKN, encoded by the coding sequence ATGGCTCTTGGTTCAATTATTTTTATCATTAGTTTCTTATTTGTTGTATTGCTTACCTTGGTTTTGGTTGTGTCGGGGCTATATGTGGTCAAACAGCAGACAGTTGCCATTGTAGAGCGGTTTGGGAAGTACCAAAAGACTTCTACCTCTGGTATTAACTTTAAAATCCCCTTTGGTGTAGATGTGATTGCGGCCCGTATCCAATTACGGATGCTACAGAGTGAGATTGTGGTAGAAACCAAAACACAGGACAATGTCTTCGTGACTATGAATGTGGCTACGCAGTATCGTGTCAATGAAAATAATGTCACAGATGCCTACTACAAACTCATGCATCCAGAGGCTCAGATTAAATCCTATATTGAAGATGCCTTGCGGTCATCAGTTCCGAAGTTGACCTTGGATGAACTCTTCGAGAAGAAAGATGAAATAGCCCTTGAAGTACAAAAGCAGGTGGCGGAAGAAATGTCGACCTACGGTTATGTTATTGTCAAGACCTTGATTACCAAGGTTGAGCCAGATGCCGAGGTTAAGCAATCAATGAATGAAATCAACGCAGCTCAGCGGAAACGGGTTGCGGCCCAAGAATTGGCAGAAGCCGATAAGATTAAAATAGTCACTGCTGCTGAAGCAGAAGCTGAAAAAGACCGCCTACACGGTGTGGGGATTGCCCAACAAAGGAAGGCAATTGTAGACGGACTAGCAGACTCTATTCGTGAACTGAAAGAGTCTAACATCAGCATGACAGAAGAGCAGATTATGTCTATCTTATTGACCAACCAATACTTGGATACATTAAATAATTTTGCGCAAGGAGGTAATCAAACAATCTTTTTACCAGCTAATGCTGGCGGAGTGGAGGATGTACGTACACAAATATTGTCTGCTCTCCAGGTTAAAAATTGA
- the ilvC gene encoding ketol-acid reductoisomerase codes for MTVAMQYEKDVTVAALDGKRIAVIGYGSQGHAHAQNLRDTGHDVIIGVRAGKSFDKAKEDGFETFEVAEAAKQADVIMILAPDEIQADLYNDEIAPNLEAGNALGFAHGFNVHFEFIKVPADVDVFMCAPKGPGHLVRRTFEEGFGVPALYAVYQDATGNAKHIAMDWAKGVGSARVGLLETTFKEETEEDLFGEQAVLCGGLTALMQAGFEVLTEAGYAPELAYFEVLHEMKLIVDLVYEGGFKKMRQSISNTAEFGDYVSGPRVITDQVKENMKAVLADIQSGKFANDFVNDYKAGRPRMEAYRKEAEGLEIEKVGAELRKAMPFVSRNDDDSFKIYN; via the coding sequence ATGACAGTAGCAATGCAATATGAAAAAGATGTAACAGTAGCAGCACTTGACGGCAAGCGTATCGCCGTTATCGGTTATGGTTCACAAGGCCATGCCCATGCGCAAAACTTGCGTGATACAGGGCACGATGTTATCATCGGTGTGCGTGCTGGTAAGTCATTTGACAAGGCTAAAGAAGACGGTTTTGAAACCTTTGAAGTAGCAGAGGCTGCTAAGCAAGCTGATGTTATCATGATTTTGGCTCCAGATGAAATCCAGGCTGACCTTTACAATGACGAAATCGCTCCAAACTTGGAAGCAGGAAATGCCCTTGGTTTCGCTCATGGTTTCAACGTTCACTTTGAATTTATCAAGGTACCAGCAGATGTGGATGTCTTCATGTGTGCACCAAAAGGTCCAGGTCACTTGGTGCGCCGTACCTTTGAAGAAGGCTTTGGTGTACCAGCCCTTTACGCAGTTTACCAAGATGCAACTGGTAATGCCAAGCACATCGCTATGGACTGGGCAAAAGGCGTTGGTTCGGCTCGTGTAGGTCTTTTGGAAACAACCTTCAAGGAAGAAACAGAAGAAGACTTGTTTGGTGAGCAAGCAGTTCTCTGCGGTGGCTTGACAGCCCTTATGCAAGCTGGTTTTGAAGTTTTGACAGAAGCTGGCTATGCACCAGAATTGGCTTATTTCGAAGTGCTCCATGAAATGAAACTCATCGTTGACCTTGTTTACGAGGGTGGTTTCAAGAAAATGCGCCAGTCTATTTCAAACACTGCTGAATTCGGTGACTATGTATCAGGTCCACGCGTGATTACAGACCAAGTGAAAGAAAACATGAAAGCAGTTCTTGCGGATATCCAGTCAGGTAAATTCGCAAATGACTTTGTAAACGACTACAAGGCTGGTCGTCCACGCATGGAAGCTTACCGCAAAGAAGCAGAAGGACTTGAAATCGAAAAAGTCGGAGCAGAACTCCGCAAAGCAATGCCATTCGTCAGCCGCAACGACGACGATTCGTTCAAGATTTATAACTAA